A single window of Synergistaceae bacterium DNA harbors:
- a CDS encoding 2-oxoacid:ferredoxin oxidoreductase subunit gamma, which yields SGIVGDKVCVETIKEKLGKRKPEFLPMNLAAYEKGKEVAKACLKA from the coding sequence CAGCGGCATAGTGGGCGACAAGGTCTGCGTTGAGACGATCAAGGAGAAGCTGGGCAAGAGAAAGCCCGAGTTCCTCCCGATGAACCTCGCCGCCTACGAGAAAGGAAAAGAGGTAGCCAAGGCATGTCTGAAGGCGTGA
- a CDS encoding NUDIX hydrolase: MSEGVRERPLAQKTLYTGKILNLRVDDVELPDGRKAIREVVEHEPAVGILAVGEDGKALLVRQYRYAVGENMLEIPAGIVEKDEPFDETARRELQEEIGFYPGRLRSICSFYNSPGFCTELMELFYATDLRPSKLEEDYDEFISVVPVDKKDIPSLISEGKIRDAKTLAALSWWTAFGDDE; the protein is encoded by the coding sequence ATGTCTGAAGGCGTGAGGGAGAGGCCCCTCGCGCAGAAGACTCTATACACGGGAAAGATACTGAACCTCAGGGTGGACGACGTCGAACTTCCGGACGGGAGAAAAGCGATCCGGGAGGTGGTGGAGCACGAGCCGGCCGTTGGAATACTGGCGGTCGGGGAGGACGGGAAGGCGCTACTGGTGCGGCAGTACCGCTATGCGGTAGGGGAAAACATGCTTGAGATACCGGCGGGCATAGTCGAAAAGGACGAGCCGTTCGACGAGACAGCCCGCAGAGAGCTCCAGGAGGAGATTGGCTTCTACCCGGGGCGGCTCAGAAGCATATGCTCCTTCTATAACTCTCCCGGCTTCTGCACCGAGCTTATGGAGCTGTTCTACGCCACGGACCTGAGGCCCTCGAAACTCGAGGAGGACTACGACGAGTTCATCTCTGTAGTCCCCGTGGACAAAAAGGATATTCCCTCCCTGATCTCGGAAGGCAAGATCCGGGATGCGAAGACACTGGCCGCCCTTTCGTGGTGGACAGCCTTCGGAGACGACGAGTGA
- a CDS encoding tyrosine-type recombinase/integrase: protein MTLYDFDSARDSFLSWLLLERGLSENTAAAYSRDLKKWFEFCSSRSICPLPPGEESMAEFQRHLVSLDSSKTSVQRTMAGLRTWIRYLQYEDEVSEGFVLPVLQKTPGLLPKILGEGEINRLFEACSGEDSLSIRDRALIEVAYGCGLRASEIVGLRLSDLDFSSRTLRVLGKGNKRRNVPFLGEPARRVEKYLEEARPMLLKDGTPFLFLSRNGRPLSRQDLWRIILKRGLEAGISRQRLHPHILRHSFATHLLRRGMDQRTLQELLGHSSISTTEKYLHFDLELRDVYDSAHPRA, encoded by the coding sequence ATGACATTATATGACTTTGATTCGGCGAGGGATTCATTCCTCTCATGGCTGCTGTTGGAGCGGGGGCTAAGCGAGAACACCGCCGCCGCATACTCTCGCGACCTGAAAAAATGGTTTGAATTCTGCTCGAGCAGATCGATATGTCCCCTTCCTCCGGGCGAGGAGAGCATGGCGGAATTTCAGCGACACCTGGTCTCGCTCGATTCGAGCAAGACATCCGTGCAGAGGACTATGGCAGGTCTGCGTACCTGGATTCGCTACCTTCAGTACGAGGACGAGGTCTCGGAGGGCTTCGTCCTCCCCGTTCTGCAGAAGACGCCCGGCCTGCTCCCGAAGATCCTCGGAGAAGGGGAGATTAACAGGCTTTTCGAGGCGTGCTCAGGCGAGGACTCTTTGTCGATAAGGGATAGGGCGCTCATAGAGGTCGCCTACGGATGCGGCCTTCGGGCGAGCGAGATAGTCGGGCTGCGACTGTCCGACCTCGATTTTTCGTCCAGGACCCTCCGTGTCCTGGGAAAGGGGAACAAGAGACGCAACGTCCCCTTTCTGGGAGAACCGGCGAGGCGAGTAGAAAAGTACCTTGAGGAGGCCCGTCCGATGCTTCTGAAGGATGGAACGCCCTTCTTGTTCCTCTCCCGCAACGGCAGGCCCCTGAGCCGCCAGGACCTCTGGCGAATAATTTTGAAACGGGGGTTGGAGGCAGGGATCTCCAGGCAGCGCCTTCATCCTCACATCCTGCGCCACAGCTTTGCCACCCACCTGCTCAGGCGAGGGATGGACCAGAGGACGCTCCAGGAGCTCCTGGGACATTCCTCCATCTCGACCACTGAAAAGTATCTGCACTTTGACCTTGAACTCCGAGACGTGTATGATTCTGCACATCCACGTGCGTGA
- a CDS encoding purine-nucleoside phosphorylase, whose translation MIDRVKATCSLLNLRLGAPCESAVILGSGLGAFADSLEERTVLPYEQIPNWPISTAPGHGGKLVFGKLNGRSILVMQGRVHYYEGYPMEEVVFPARVFGELGIRNLVVTNASGGVDKALSSGDIVVIEDHINFMGANPLRGPDTPEWNDRFPDMTTCYDPGLTARLERAAELEGIPSRRGIYFAFSGPSFETPAEVHMARMLGGTVVGMSTVPEVVVANAMGIRVCALSCVANAAAGMTSNALSGQEVLDEMAKTSAKLIRILTRFFSELN comes from the coding sequence TTGATAGACAGAGTTAAAGCGACATGCTCTCTGCTGAACCTTCGCCTTGGCGCTCCCTGCGAGTCCGCGGTCATTCTCGGCTCCGGACTGGGCGCTTTCGCCGACTCGCTCGAGGAGAGGACGGTCCTTCCCTATGAGCAGATCCCCAACTGGCCTATCTCGACCGCGCCGGGGCACGGCGGCAAACTGGTCTTCGGCAAGCTGAACGGAAGATCCATACTGGTCATGCAGGGACGTGTCCACTACTACGAAGGGTATCCGATGGAAGAGGTGGTATTTCCCGCCAGGGTCTTCGGAGAGCTCGGCATCAGGAACCTGGTGGTCACGAACGCGTCCGGGGGCGTGGATAAAGCCCTGTCATCCGGAGACATAGTCGTGATCGAGGACCACATAAACTTTATGGGGGCGAACCCCTTGCGCGGGCCGGATACCCCTGAATGGAACGACCGCTTCCCGGACATGACGACCTGTTACGATCCGGGGCTTACCGCCCGCCTGGAGAGAGCGGCGGAACTGGAGGGCATCCCGTCAAGGAGAGGGATCTACTTCGCCTTCTCTGGACCTTCGTTCGAGACCCCGGCGGAGGTTCACATGGCGCGGATGCTCGGGGGCACAGTGGTGGGGATGTCCACAGTGCCGGAGGTCGTGGTTGCAAACGCGATGGGAATCCGCGTGTGCGCCCTCTCGTGCGTGGCCAACGCGGCCGCGGGGATGACGTCGAACGCGCTCAGCGGGCAGGAGGTGCTCGACGAGATGGCAAAGACATCCGCGAAACTGATTCGTATTTTGACTCGATTTTTCTCGGAGTTGAACTGA
- a CDS encoding thymidine phosphorylase: MFDMISFIERKRDGGAHSPREIRDFVREFAAGAVPDYQVGAWLMAVYHSGMNDEELKEFTLALAHSGEVLSFGDLRIVDKHSTGGVGDKVTLLLVPLAASCGARVAKLSGPGLGFTGGTVDKLEAIPGFQTHLPSERFAEQVKSIGFAISGHSLDLAPAEGKFYALRDVTGTVPSLPLICSSIISKKIAGGADSFVFDVKCGAGAFMTDYESAEKLARSLVSLSRNLGKKCTALITSMDQPLGEWVGNSVEVLEAVSIFRGEGPRDVREVVVNLAGAMISMDSERSFEEGCELARVKLADGSALEHFRKLVEAQGGDPEVCDRPEELLPIASSVHYVRSPDDSVVRAVDARMIGEGVKRLGGGRMSIDEEIDLSVGVRLIRKKGDEAGRGEPVLEVRYSSEEKLAEALPFFDSAFVFERGGAVAAAEERGVILGRVS; this comes from the coding sequence ATGTTCGATATGATCTCGTTCATCGAGCGCAAGAGAGACGGCGGAGCGCACTCCCCCCGCGAGATCCGCGATTTTGTGAGAGAGTTCGCGGCCGGCGCCGTGCCGGACTACCAGGTGGGCGCCTGGCTCATGGCCGTCTATCACTCGGGAATGAACGACGAGGAGCTGAAGGAGTTCACCCTTGCGCTGGCCCATTCAGGGGAGGTGCTCTCTTTCGGAGATCTTCGCATAGTGGACAAGCACAGCACCGGAGGGGTGGGGGACAAGGTCACCCTTTTGCTGGTGCCCCTTGCGGCGTCCTGCGGAGCGAGGGTGGCGAAGCTCTCCGGGCCCGGACTGGGGTTCACCGGCGGGACGGTGGACAAGCTGGAGGCGATACCGGGCTTCCAGACCCACCTGCCATCCGAGCGCTTCGCGGAGCAGGTCAAGAGCATAGGCTTCGCCATATCGGGGCATTCCCTGGACCTCGCGCCCGCCGAGGGCAAGTTCTACGCCCTTCGTGACGTGACGGGCACCGTTCCCTCTCTTCCCCTGATATGCAGCAGCATAATCAGCAAGAAAATCGCGGGCGGCGCCGACTCCTTCGTGTTCGACGTCAAGTGCGGCGCAGGGGCCTTCATGACCGACTACGAAAGCGCCGAGAAACTGGCCAGGTCGCTGGTATCCCTCTCCAGGAACCTTGGCAAGAAATGCACGGCCCTTATAACGAGCATGGATCAACCTCTTGGAGAGTGGGTGGGCAACAGCGTCGAGGTTCTGGAGGCTGTGTCGATTTTTCGCGGAGAAGGGCCAAGGGACGTACGTGAGGTCGTGGTCAACTTGGCGGGTGCAATGATATCCATGGACTCTGAACGCTCTTTCGAAGAGGGATGCGAGCTGGCGAGGGTCAAGCTGGCCGACGGATCGGCCCTCGAGCATTTCAGGAAGCTGGTGGAGGCCCAGGGAGGCGACCCGGAAGTGTGCGACAGGCCGGAGGAGCTGCTGCCGATAGCAAGCTCCGTCCACTATGTCCGCTCGCCTGACGACTCGGTGGTTCGGGCGGTCGACGCGAGGATGATTGGAGAGGGAGTGAAGAGGCTGGGGGGCGGTCGCATGTCCATCGACGAGGAGATAGACCTATCCGTGGGTGTGCGGCTGATCAGGAAGAAGGGAGACGAGGCTGGACGGGGCGAGCCTGTCCTCGAGGTGCGGTACTCCAGCGAGGAGAAGCTGGCCGAGGCACTGCCGTTTTTCGACTCGGCCTTCGTGTTCGAGAGAGGCGGTGCTGTGGCCGCCGCGGAGGAAAGGGGAGTCATTCTTGGCAGGGTTTCTTGA